A genomic segment from Actinoplanes sichuanensis encodes:
- a CDS encoding maleylpyruvate isomerase family mycothiol-dependent enzyme: MTSTPPFPELLALIEGRSAAFREAVAAAPDLSVTVPGCPDWSITDLVAHLGAVHRFWAAAVAAGDESGPPSADQLGDREPHGDLLEWSAASTALLLAALRDAGPGAPCWTWWGASDAPLTSTAVARHQVQEAAVHAYDAQESIGRAEPLPAAVAVDGVSEFLQVGLGSLGAWPHRPARVAFQAIEGPSWTLDLSPSGAKADPPASGEPVTRIQATASDLVLALYRRIPLVDVRVDGDRSVAGELTEWSKAG; the protein is encoded by the coding sequence ATGACTTCGACACCGCCTTTTCCCGAGCTGCTCGCTCTGATCGAGGGACGGTCGGCGGCGTTCCGAGAGGCCGTGGCCGCCGCCCCGGATCTGTCCGTCACCGTCCCCGGCTGCCCCGATTGGTCGATCACCGATCTGGTCGCCCACCTGGGCGCCGTGCACCGCTTCTGGGCCGCCGCGGTCGCCGCCGGTGACGAGTCCGGGCCGCCGTCGGCCGACCAGCTCGGTGACCGGGAGCCCCACGGTGACCTGTTGGAGTGGTCGGCCGCCTCGACCGCGCTGCTGCTGGCGGCCCTGCGTGACGCGGGCCCCGGCGCACCCTGCTGGACGTGGTGGGGCGCCTCCGACGCCCCGCTGACCTCCACCGCGGTCGCCCGCCATCAGGTGCAGGAGGCGGCCGTGCACGCCTACGACGCACAGGAGTCGATCGGCCGGGCCGAGCCGCTGCCGGCCGCCGTCGCGGTCGACGGGGTCAGCGAGTTTCTCCAGGTCGGCCTGGGTTCGCTCGGCGCGTGGCCACACCGGCCCGCCCGGGTGGCGTTCCAGGCGATCGAGGGCCCGTCCTGGACGCTTGATCTCTCCCCATCCGGGGCCAAGGCCGACCCGCCGGCCAGTGGCGAGCCGGTCACCCGGATCCAGGCCACCGCGAGTGACCTGGTCCTGGCGCTCTACCGACGCATCCCCCTGGTCGACGTCCGGGTCGACGGTGACCGGTCGGTCGCCGGAGAGCTCACCGAGTGGAGCAAGGCGGGTTAG
- the ypfJ gene encoding KPN_02809 family neutral zinc metallopeptidase → MELNERADIDPGSIEDVRGSGGGGGIGGLPIGGGGLAGIVVTLAIALIGGYFGINTLGGGEDTAPSGNSTTQCADEQERTKLLECRNGLYVTSIQRYWQQALPESFGEQYKAAPTRIFSNRVSTGCGAADSGVGPFYCPADDKVYIDLTFYQVLSKELGAPGEFAQPYVLAHEYGHHVQDVLGTEAEMRRRQERDPGNANQESVKLELQADCYAGAWAHSAANTVDKDGDKIFTSLTDADIQEGIQTAGQIGDDTLQKRGGGEINPDGFTHGTSEQRQRWFRVGWESGDPKKCDTFSATSL, encoded by the coding sequence ATGGAACTCAACGAACGCGCCGACATCGACCCCGGATCGATCGAGGACGTCCGCGGATCGGGCGGCGGAGGCGGGATAGGCGGCCTGCCGATCGGTGGCGGCGGGCTCGCCGGGATCGTGGTGACCCTGGCCATCGCCCTGATCGGCGGCTACTTCGGGATCAACACCCTGGGCGGCGGCGAGGACACCGCACCCAGCGGGAACTCGACCACACAGTGCGCCGACGAGCAGGAACGCACCAAACTGCTGGAGTGCCGGAACGGGCTCTACGTCACATCGATCCAGCGCTACTGGCAGCAGGCGTTGCCGGAGTCGTTCGGCGAGCAGTACAAGGCGGCCCCCACCCGCATCTTCTCCAACCGGGTCAGCACCGGCTGCGGCGCTGCCGACTCCGGCGTCGGACCGTTCTACTGCCCCGCCGACGACAAGGTCTACATCGATCTCACCTTCTACCAGGTGCTCTCCAAGGAGCTCGGCGCGCCCGGCGAGTTCGCCCAGCCGTATGTGCTGGCCCACGAGTACGGCCACCACGTGCAGGACGTCCTCGGCACCGAGGCGGAGATGCGCCGCCGCCAGGAACGTGATCCGGGCAACGCCAATCAGGAGTCGGTGAAGCTGGAACTGCAGGCCGACTGCTACGCCGGCGCCTGGGCGCACTCGGCCGCGAACACCGTCGACAAGGACGGCGACAAGATCTTCACGAGCCTCACCGACGCCGACATCCAGGAGGGCATCCAGACCGCCGGCCAGATCGGCGACGACACCCTGCAGAAGCGCGGCGGCGGCGAGATCAACCCGGACGGCTTCACCCACGGCACGTCCGAGCAGCGTCAGCGCTGGTTCCGGGTGGGCTGGGAGTCCGGCGACCCGAAGAAGTGCGACACGTTCAGCGCCACCAGCCTCTAA
- a CDS encoding LLM class flavin-dependent oxidoreductase, with protein sequence MTVLGAIALPQLPPDRLRGVVEAADESGLDELWLWEDCFLTSGVATMAAALAWSDRLKVGVGLLPVPLRNVAIAAMELATLHRLFPGRAHIGVGHGVQDWMGQVGARAASPMTLLREHVTALRRLLAGERVTVDGRYVHLDGVALDWPPTAAAPVLVGASGPKTLRLAGEIGDGVIISAGNTPDDVRAARAVIGDTPLVVYLHTATGPGSADRLEGERVRWGYDTIADRAVTGGVDAVAEQVERWAGAGADTVVLQPAPDDPDPEGFVRFAAEVAAVRRGSPAAAR encoded by the coding sequence GTGACCGTTCTAGGAGCCATCGCCCTGCCGCAGTTGCCGCCGGACCGCCTGCGCGGAGTCGTCGAGGCCGCCGACGAGTCCGGGCTCGACGAGCTGTGGCTCTGGGAGGACTGCTTCCTGACCAGCGGCGTCGCCACCATGGCGGCGGCGCTCGCCTGGAGCGACCGGCTCAAGGTCGGAGTCGGCCTGCTCCCGGTGCCGCTGCGCAACGTGGCGATCGCCGCGATGGAGCTGGCCACCCTGCACCGGCTCTTCCCGGGCCGGGCGCACATCGGCGTCGGTCACGGCGTGCAGGACTGGATGGGTCAGGTCGGTGCCCGTGCCGCCTCGCCGATGACCCTGCTCCGCGAGCACGTCACCGCGTTGCGGCGGCTGCTCGCGGGCGAGCGGGTGACAGTCGACGGGCGCTACGTGCATCTCGACGGCGTCGCCCTGGACTGGCCGCCGACAGCGGCCGCGCCCGTCCTGGTCGGCGCCTCCGGCCCGAAGACCCTACGGCTGGCCGGCGAGATCGGCGACGGCGTCATCATCAGCGCGGGCAACACCCCCGATGACGTACGGGCGGCGCGCGCCGTCATCGGCGACACCCCACTCGTCGTCTACCTGCACACCGCGACCGGCCCCGGATCGGCCGACCGGCTGGAGGGGGAGCGGGTCCGCTGGGGCTACGACACCATCGCGGACCGGGCCGTCACCGGCGGCGTCGACGCGGTCGCCGAGCAGGTCGAGCGGTGGGCCGGGGCCGGCGCGGACACGGTGGTCCTGCAACCGGCCCCGGACGATCCCGACCCGGAGGGGTTCGTGCGGTTCGCCGCCGAGGTCGCCGCGGTCAGGCGAGGAAGTCCCGCAGCAGCTCGTTGA
- a CDS encoding DNA alkylation repair protein: MGDVGVVLVGRLAEEFEAARDPERAAGMAAYMRDQFPFLGLTSAVRRSRAKIAVAGLPKPGEADLREVALGCWARDEREFQQFACDYLTAHVKVAGPGFLDTAAELITTKSWWDTVDPLATRVVAGLVRHHPVLVARMDDWSETANMWLVRTAILHQLHYREATDTDRLFGYCARQAGHRDFFVRKAIGWALRRHARTDPHAVRVFLTAHADALSPLSIREAAKHL; encoded by the coding sequence ATGGGTGACGTCGGCGTGGTTCTCGTCGGTCGGCTGGCTGAGGAGTTCGAGGCGGCTCGCGATCCGGAGCGGGCCGCCGGGATGGCCGCCTACATGCGCGATCAGTTCCCGTTCCTCGGGTTGACCAGCGCGGTCCGCCGCAGCCGGGCCAAGATCGCCGTGGCCGGCCTGCCGAAACCGGGCGAGGCCGACCTGCGCGAGGTGGCTCTGGGCTGCTGGGCTCGCGACGAGCGGGAGTTCCAGCAGTTCGCCTGCGACTATCTGACCGCACACGTCAAGGTCGCCGGTCCGGGGTTCCTCGACACGGCGGCCGAGCTGATCACCACGAAGTCCTGGTGGGACACTGTGGACCCGCTCGCCACCCGAGTGGTCGCCGGCCTGGTCCGTCACCATCCGGTGCTGGTCGCCCGGATGGACGACTGGTCCGAGACGGCGAACATGTGGCTGGTCCGCACCGCGATCCTGCACCAGTTGCACTATCGCGAGGCGACCGACACCGATCGGCTGTTCGGCTACTGCGCTCGCCAAGCCGGTCACCGCGACTTCTTCGTCCGCAAGGCGATCGGCTGGGCGCTCCGCCGGCATGCCCGGACCGATCCCCACGCGGTCCGGGTCTTCCTCACCGCGCACGCCGACGCCCTGTCCCCGCTCTCGATCCGGGAGGCCGCGAAGCATCTGTGA
- a CDS encoding histidine phosphatase family protein — protein MVAELILVRHGQSLANVAFPAADAEGLMEAVVSGRDAEVPLTGTGEEQAAAVGRRLAALPADRRPQVVITSPYLRARETWRIAAQDLDLPEPTTDDRLVDRLMGELELLTRAAVAARFPGEAERRAQAGDFEYVPPGGESFADIAVRLKSFLDDLHADHPGERVIVVAHDAVVLMMRAVIEQLDWDGVIAVEKSSGSVRNASITRFDGSSGVLKLDRYNVIDHLPPA, from the coding sequence ATGGTCGCTGAGCTGATTCTGGTCCGGCACGGGCAGAGCCTCGCCAATGTCGCCTTCCCCGCCGCCGACGCGGAAGGGCTGATGGAAGCGGTCGTCAGCGGCCGCGATGCCGAGGTCCCACTGACCGGAACGGGCGAGGAGCAGGCCGCCGCGGTCGGCCGCCGGCTGGCGGCCCTGCCGGCGGACCGCCGCCCACAGGTGGTGATCACGTCGCCGTACCTGCGGGCCCGGGAGACCTGGCGGATCGCCGCCCAGGACCTGGATCTGCCGGAACCGACCACCGACGACCGTCTCGTCGACCGCCTGATGGGCGAGTTGGAGCTGCTGACCAGAGCGGCGGTGGCGGCGCGGTTCCCGGGCGAGGCGGAACGCCGGGCGCAGGCGGGCGATTTCGAGTACGTGCCGCCGGGCGGGGAGTCGTTCGCGGACATCGCGGTCCGACTCAAGTCCTTTCTGGACGATCTGCACGCCGACCATCCGGGTGAGCGGGTGATCGTCGTCGCGCACGACGCGGTGGTGCTGATGATGCGGGCCGTCATCGAACAGCTGGACTGGGATGGGGTGATCGCCGTGGAGAAGAGTTCGGGAAGTGTGCGCAACGCCTCGATAACTCGCTTCGACGGTTCTTCGGGTGTGCTCAAGCTGGACCGATACAACGTGATCGACCATCTGCCGCCGGCGTGA
- a CDS encoding helix-turn-helix domain-containing protein, with translation MAATGTATSTEKGRRIVGSERQSLAKDLVKRYTGGESIRALAASTGRSYGFVHRVLTESGVQLRQRGGARRRKKA, from the coding sequence ATGGCAGCCACTGGCACAGCTACCAGTACTGAGAAGGGTCGTCGAATCGTCGGTAGCGAGCGGCAGTCGCTCGCCAAGGACCTGGTGAAGCGTTACACCGGCGGCGAGAGCATCCGCGCGCTGGCCGCGTCCACCGGCCGTTCCTACGGATTCGTACACCGCGTGCTCACCGAGTCTGGCGTGCAGTTGCGCCAGCGTGGTGGCGCTCGCCGCCGCAAGAAGGCGTGA
- a CDS encoding enoyl-CoA hydratase/isomerase family protein produces the protein MTAGNAGPTTTDEVGVRYEQDGPVATVTLCRPDVLNAQTPAMWTELGNISRKLPGDVRVVIVRAEGRAFSAGLDLSVARGDGDSSLSRLAQLSATECADRIAGFQTAFTWLRSPSIVTIAAVQGHAIGAGFQLALNCDMRVLADDARLSMAEVTLGLVPDLGGTKRLTELVGPSRALEICVTGRRISADEADRIGLATTVVARADLDATVSDLAAAVLAADRGAVAEIKALLAGAPLRSYAEQDRAEREAQTRRLSELLGSGE, from the coding sequence GTGACGGCCGGGAACGCCGGGCCCACCACCACCGACGAGGTAGGCGTTCGCTACGAACAGGACGGGCCGGTCGCGACGGTGACGTTGTGCCGGCCCGACGTTCTCAATGCTCAGACTCCGGCGATGTGGACGGAGCTCGGCAACATTTCCCGGAAATTGCCGGGGGACGTCCGGGTCGTCATTGTCCGAGCCGAGGGACGCGCGTTTTCCGCGGGCCTGGATCTGTCGGTGGCCCGCGGTGACGGCGATTCTTCACTGTCCCGGCTGGCGCAGTTGTCAGCCACCGAGTGCGCCGATCGCATTGCCGGGTTCCAGACCGCGTTCACCTGGCTGCGCAGTCCGTCCATTGTGACGATTGCTGCAGTGCAAGGACACGCGATCGGTGCCGGCTTCCAGTTGGCGCTCAACTGCGACATGCGAGTCCTCGCGGATGACGCACGCCTCTCGATGGCCGAGGTCACCCTCGGACTGGTGCCCGACCTCGGCGGTACGAAACGGCTCACCGAGCTGGTCGGACCGTCCCGGGCGCTGGAGATCTGCGTCACCGGCCGGCGGATCTCCGCCGACGAGGCCGACCGGATCGGTCTGGCGACCACCGTCGTCGCCCGTGCCGACCTGGACGCGACCGTGTCCGACCTGGCCGCTGCGGTGCTGGCGGCGGACCGGGGAGCGGTCGCGGAGATCAAGGCCCTGCTGGCGGGTGCGCCCCTGCGGTCGTACGCGGAGCAGGACCGGGCCGAACGTGAGGCCCAGACACGGCGTCTCAGCGAGCTGCTGGGCTCCGGGGAGTAG
- a CDS encoding LysE family transporter translates to MSGAFLAGVVAGYGIAVPVGAIGVLIAGLSARTSLRIGAAAGLGAATADGVYALIAVVGGAAVAGFIAPVETPLRVLGAAVLLVLAGWTAWGAVRRPGVTERDERPATALRAFVGVLALTLLNPATVIYFAALVLASGGAGGGIWFVIGAFLASASWQLLIAGGGSLIGRALTGDRGRLITALVSSLVIAILALRLLTI, encoded by the coding sequence ATGAGCGGGGCGTTCCTGGCCGGCGTGGTCGCCGGCTACGGCATCGCCGTGCCCGTCGGCGCCATCGGTGTCCTGATCGCCGGGCTCAGCGCACGAACATCACTGCGGATCGGTGCGGCCGCCGGACTGGGCGCGGCCACCGCGGACGGCGTCTATGCGCTGATCGCGGTAGTCGGGGGAGCCGCGGTGGCCGGGTTCATCGCACCCGTCGAGACGCCGTTGCGCGTTCTGGGAGCCGCGGTTCTGCTGGTCCTGGCCGGCTGGACCGCTTGGGGAGCCGTCCGCCGGCCCGGTGTCACGGAACGGGACGAGCGCCCGGCGACGGCACTCCGCGCCTTCGTCGGAGTCCTGGCCCTGACGTTGCTCAACCCGGCCACCGTGATCTACTTCGCGGCCCTGGTGCTCGCCAGTGGCGGTGCCGGCGGCGGAATCTGGTTCGTGATCGGGGCCTTCCTGGCCTCGGCGAGCTGGCAACTGTTGATCGCCGGAGGCGGTTCCCTGATCGGGCGCGCGCTCACCGGCGACCGGGGCCGCTTGATCACCGCTCTCGTCTCCAGTCTGGTGATCGCGATCCTGGCCCTACGCCTGCTGACCATCTGA
- a CDS encoding metal-sulfur cluster assembly factor, translating into METPAVSVAAAPSGEAAPVETAEAEAGTPADVEEAPKTDVKKASIADVEEAMKDVVDPELGINVVDLGLVYGTHVDDDNVVTIDMTLTSAACPLTDVIEDQTRQALTTGPGGGLVQDFRINWVWLPPWGPDKITDDGRDQLRALGFNV; encoded by the coding sequence GTGGAGACGCCGGCGGTGAGCGTCGCCGCTGCGCCGTCCGGTGAGGCCGCCCCGGTCGAGACCGCCGAGGCGGAGGCCGGGACGCCCGCCGACGTCGAAGAGGCGCCGAAGACCGACGTGAAGAAGGCGTCGATCGCGGACGTCGAGGAGGCGATGAAGGATGTCGTCGACCCCGAGCTCGGCATCAACGTCGTCGACCTGGGCCTGGTCTACGGCACCCACGTGGACGACGACAACGTGGTCACCATCGACATGACGCTGACCTCGGCGGCCTGCCCGCTGACCGACGTCATCGAGGACCAGACCCGTCAGGCGCTGACGACCGGCCCCGGTGGTGGCCTGGTGCAGGACTTCCGGATCAACTGGGTGTGGCTGCCGCCGTGGGGCCCCGACAAGATCACCGACGACGGCCGGGACCAGCTTCGGGCTCTCGGTTTCAACGTCTGA
- a CDS encoding MFS transporter, whose protein sequence is MPVAIASRGPTRPPVTVNRQLGALLTAEALSMLGSRITFVAVPWLVLTTQDSALLAGLAGLAEMLPYVLAGLIGGPIVDRVGPRPTAVAADTASVLAVAGIPLVAYWEGVSLSALLLLIAVAGALRGFGDAAKRALLPRTIAAADLSTERGTAMYDGVCRASTLVGLPLAGVLIAAFGPAAVLLFDALSFAVSAIIIGLLVRVGCADAAARAESERQGYADALRDGFRWVRSDRLILGIMSMLFATNMFDQAFATVFVPVWVRAGPHGPAALGVIGTAFGLGAVAGNILYTVVAPRLPRRMTFGLCFFLGGPAQLLALALTDRVWTVLVTAAIAGALMSTVNPILMAEVYRRIPIHLQGRVISVLIAVSWAGIPFGGVVGGWATDRFGLQTAALIAAVGYLAVTVSPFLFPAWRELDARPRSEAKPAMVAA, encoded by the coding sequence GTGCCCGTCGCCATTGCCTCCCGCGGGCCGACCCGCCCGCCCGTCACGGTGAACCGTCAGCTGGGCGCTCTTCTCACCGCCGAGGCGCTCTCCATGCTCGGCAGTCGGATCACCTTCGTGGCCGTACCGTGGCTGGTCCTGACCACCCAGGACTCGGCGTTGCTGGCCGGCCTCGCCGGTCTCGCCGAAATGCTGCCGTATGTGCTGGCCGGCCTGATCGGTGGCCCGATCGTGGATCGGGTCGGGCCCCGCCCGACCGCGGTGGCCGCGGACACCGCGAGTGTTCTGGCGGTCGCCGGCATTCCGCTCGTCGCCTACTGGGAGGGCGTCTCGCTGAGCGCCCTGCTGCTGCTGATCGCCGTGGCCGGTGCGCTGCGCGGGTTCGGCGACGCGGCGAAACGGGCGCTGCTGCCACGGACGATCGCGGCGGCCGATCTCTCCACCGAGCGAGGCACCGCGATGTACGACGGCGTCTGCCGCGCGTCGACGCTGGTCGGGCTGCCGCTGGCCGGGGTGCTGATCGCCGCGTTCGGCCCGGCGGCGGTGCTGCTCTTCGACGCGTTGTCGTTCGCGGTGAGCGCGATCATCATCGGGTTGCTGGTGCGGGTCGGCTGCGCCGACGCCGCGGCTCGGGCCGAAAGCGAGCGGCAGGGGTACGCGGACGCCCTGCGCGACGGCTTCCGCTGGGTACGTTCGGACCGGCTGATACTGGGAATCATGTCGATGCTGTTCGCCACGAACATGTTCGACCAGGCGTTCGCGACCGTGTTCGTGCCGGTGTGGGTGCGTGCGGGCCCGCACGGCCCGGCCGCTCTGGGGGTGATCGGCACCGCCTTCGGTCTAGGCGCGGTGGCCGGCAACATCCTGTACACGGTGGTCGCTCCCCGACTGCCACGACGGATGACGTTCGGCCTGTGTTTCTTCCTGGGCGGACCGGCACAGCTGCTGGCGCTGGCACTGACCGATCGGGTGTGGACGGTGCTGGTGACGGCGGCGATCGCGGGCGCACTGATGTCGACGGTCAACCCGATCCTGATGGCCGAGGTGTACCGCCGGATCCCGATCCACCTTCAGGGCCGGGTGATCAGTGTGCTGATCGCGGTCTCCTGGGCGGGCATCCCGTTCGGCGGGGTGGTCGGCGGCTGGGCGACCGACCGGTTCGGGCTGCAGACGGCGGCCCTGATCGCCGCGGTCGGCTATCTGGCGGTCACCGTCTCCCCGTTCCTCTTCCCGGCCTGGCGCGAACTCGACGCCCGTCCCCGCTCGGAGGCGAAGCCGGCGATGGTGGCGGCGTAA
- a CDS encoding acVLRF1 family peptidyl-tRNA hydrolase, with translation MGERAAAGGGKWVDVAPERLPRWLANFGARHGSYTEEGLTVIGSDGASATLHEPPGVEPVEAVAELIDAARAPRRLGLLLARKGAVAVGIADGVELVASKVDTHYVQGRTAAGGWSQQRFARRRDNQAKAASADAAGIVGRILLPEVRSLAALVAGGDRSAVDAILAVPQLSAVAALRTGRMLDVPEPRHAVLVSAVAAARAVPILIREP, from the coding sequence GTGGGGGAACGCGCGGCCGCCGGCGGTGGGAAGTGGGTCGACGTCGCTCCGGAGCGACTGCCTCGATGGCTGGCGAACTTCGGCGCGCGCCATGGGTCGTACACCGAAGAGGGTCTGACGGTGATCGGCTCGGACGGTGCGTCGGCGACGCTGCATGAGCCACCGGGAGTCGAGCCGGTCGAGGCCGTGGCCGAGTTGATCGACGCGGCGCGGGCGCCGCGGAGGCTGGGCCTGCTGCTGGCCCGCAAGGGCGCGGTCGCCGTCGGGATCGCCGACGGCGTCGAACTGGTGGCGTCCAAGGTGGACACCCACTACGTGCAGGGCCGGACCGCGGCCGGTGGCTGGTCGCAGCAGCGCTTCGCGCGCCGCCGCGACAACCAGGCGAAAGCGGCGTCGGCGGACGCGGCGGGCATCGTCGGGCGCATTCTCCTTCCGGAGGTACGGTCACTGGCCGCGCTGGTGGCAGGCGGGGACCGGTCCGCTGTGGACGCGATCCTGGCGGTGCCTCAGCTGTCCGCGGTGGCCGCGTTGCGTACCGGGAGGATGCTCGACGTGCCGGAGCCGCGGCATGCGGTCCTGGTGTCCGCAGTGGCCGCGGCCCGTGCCGTGCCGATCCTGATCCGTGAGCCTTAG
- a CDS encoding alpha/beta fold hydrolase, with protein MTLDFDVTGDGPAVLLLHSTVCDRRMWDPQVAALAAAGHRVVRLDLVGHGGTPVPTGRFDEAATVAELLDGLGINELALVGASGGGRLALEFAARQPDRVTALALLCTALRGHPGSPELEAFDEREEALLEAGDVAGAVDLNVDLWLGPEADDATRELVRTMQRHAFDVQLAAEDVAYEPVRTDPDLSRIAAPTLLVTGAHDLPDFREIALHLAGVLPRARHVELEWAGHLPSLERPEAVNELLRDFLA; from the coding sequence ATGACTCTCGACTTCGACGTGACCGGCGACGGCCCGGCCGTACTTCTGCTGCATTCGACCGTCTGCGACCGCCGCATGTGGGATCCCCAGGTGGCTGCGCTCGCCGCCGCCGGCCATCGGGTGGTGCGCCTGGATCTGGTCGGCCACGGCGGCACCCCGGTGCCGACCGGGCGTTTCGACGAGGCGGCCACCGTGGCCGAACTCCTCGACGGGCTCGGCATCAACGAACTGGCCCTGGTCGGCGCATCCGGCGGCGGCCGCCTGGCCCTGGAGTTCGCCGCCCGTCAGCCGGACCGGGTGACCGCGCTGGCTCTGCTCTGCACCGCGTTGCGCGGCCACCCGGGCAGCCCCGAGCTGGAGGCCTTCGACGAGCGTGAGGAGGCGCTCCTGGAGGCGGGTGACGTGGCCGGCGCCGTGGACCTGAACGTGGATCTGTGGCTCGGCCCGGAGGCCGACGACGCGACCCGGGAACTGGTCCGGACGATGCAGCGGCATGCGTTCGACGTGCAGCTGGCCGCCGAGGACGTGGCGTACGAGCCGGTCCGCACCGACCCCGACCTGTCCCGGATCGCCGCACCCACACTGCTGGTGACCGGCGCCCACGATCTGCCCGACTTCCGGGAGATCGCCCTGCACCTGGCCGGTGTGCTGCCACGGGCCCGGCATGTGGAGCTGGAGTGGGCCGGTCACCTGCCGAGCCTGGAGCGCCCCGAGGCGGTCAACGAGCTGCTGCGGGACTTCCTCGCCTGA
- a CDS encoding ABC-F family ATP-binding cassette domain-containing protein, which yields MITATGLELRAGARILISPTTLRVQPGDRIGLVGRNGAGKTTTLKVLAGEGIPYAGQVERTSEIGYLPQDPRTGDLNVTGRDRVLSARGLDTILAEMQKLEIQLEESSEEKLVRRYGQLEDQFSALGGYGAEAEAARICANLGLPERALAQTIGTLSGGQRRRIELARILFANSGQNGKGILLLDEPTNHLDQDSIAWLRGYMAQHKGGLIVISHDVELLDAAVNKVWYLDANRSVVDMYNMGWKTYLEARETDERRRRRERANAEKKAGALMAQADKMRAKATKTVAAQNMARRAEKLLGGLEEVRTSDKVAKVRFPSPAPCGKTPLTASGLSKSYGSLEIFTDVSVAVDRGSRVAILGLNGAGKTTLLRMLGGLLEPDTGEVRAGHGLRLGYYAQEHETLDVDRTILEHMRSAGSEQTDTELRKILGAFLFSGDDVDKPAGVLSGGEKTRLALATLVCSGANVLLLDEPTNNLDPVSREQVLDAIANYPGAIVLVTHDAGCVQALKPDRAILLPDGDEDAWSDDLLELVELA from the coding sequence ATGATCACCGCCACCGGACTGGAACTCCGCGCCGGCGCCCGCATCCTGATCTCCCCGACCACCCTTCGGGTGCAACCCGGCGACCGGATCGGCCTGGTCGGCCGCAACGGCGCCGGCAAGACCACCACCCTCAAGGTCCTTGCAGGCGAGGGCATTCCGTACGCCGGACAGGTCGAGCGGACGAGCGAGATCGGCTACCTGCCCCAGGACCCGCGGACCGGCGACCTGAACGTGACCGGCCGCGACCGGGTGCTGTCCGCCCGCGGCCTGGACACCATCCTCGCCGAGATGCAGAAGCTCGAGATCCAGCTCGAGGAGAGCTCGGAGGAGAAGCTGGTCCGGCGGTACGGCCAGTTGGAGGATCAGTTCTCCGCGCTGGGCGGCTACGGCGCCGAAGCCGAGGCCGCCCGGATCTGTGCCAACCTGGGCCTGCCCGAGCGCGCCCTGGCCCAGACGATCGGCACCCTCTCCGGTGGCCAGCGCCGCCGGATCGAGCTGGCCCGCATCCTGTTCGCCAACTCCGGGCAGAACGGCAAGGGCATCCTGCTGCTCGACGAGCCGACCAACCACCTCGACCAGGACTCGATCGCCTGGCTGCGCGGCTACATGGCGCAGCACAAGGGCGGACTGATCGTGATCAGCCACGACGTCGAGCTGCTGGACGCCGCGGTCAACAAGGTGTGGTATCTCGACGCCAACCGCTCGGTCGTCGACATGTACAACATGGGCTGGAAGACGTACCTCGAAGCCCGCGAAACCGACGAGCGGCGCCGCCGCCGCGAGCGGGCCAACGCCGAGAAGAAGGCCGGCGCCCTGATGGCGCAGGCCGACAAGATGCGCGCCAAGGCCACCAAGACGGTCGCCGCACAGAACATGGCCCGCCGCGCCGAGAAGCTGCTCGGCGGCCTCGAAGAGGTCCGGACCTCGGACAAGGTGGCCAAGGTCCGATTCCCGAGTCCGGCGCCGTGCGGCAAGACGCCGCTGACTGCCTCAGGCCTTTCCAAGTCGTACGGGTCACTGGAGATCTTCACCGACGTGAGTGTCGCGGTGGACCGTGGTTCACGGGTGGCGATCCTGGGGCTGAACGGCGCGGGTAAGACCACCCTGCTGCGGATGCTCGGTGGCCTGCTCGAACCGGACACCGGTGAGGTGCGTGCCGGGCACGGACTGCGGCTGGGCTACTACGCCCAGGAACACGAGACGCTGGACGTGGACCGGACGATCCTGGAGCACATGCGCAGCGCCGGTTCCGAGCAGACCGACACCGAGTTGCGGAAGATCCTCGGCGCGTTCCTCTTCTCCGGTGACGACGTCGACAAGCCGGCCGGGGTGCTCTCCGGTGGTGAGAAGACCCGTCTGGCCCTGGCCACGCTGGTCTGCTCGGGCGCCAACGTGCTGCTGCTGGACGAGCCGACGAACAACCTCGACCCGGTCAGCCGGGAGCAGGTGCTGGACGCGATCGCCAACTACCCGGGGGCGATCGTGCTGGTCACGCACGATGCCGGCTGTGTGCAGGCGCTCAAGCCGGACCGGGCGATCCTGCTGCCGGACGGCGACGAGGACGCCTGGAGCGACGATCTGCTGGAGCTCGTCGAGCTGGCCTGA